The following proteins are co-located in the Fimbriiglobus ruber genome:
- a CDS encoding thiolase family protein has protein sequence MDALILSAVRTPVGKFLGGLSYLPAPRLGAVAIAEAVARAGVRPTDVNEVIFGHVVQAGVGQAPARQAALLAGLPDTIPAVTVNKVCGSGLKAVMLAAQAIRAGDADVIVAGGMESMSRAPYLLPNARTGFKYGDQKAVDALVHDGLWCAIENWPMGDAAEHTAAQCGVGRADQDRFAAQSHRRAAAAWERGDFAAEVVPVTVGSGAKAQTVTRDEGIRSESTPEGLAKLRPAFKPDGTVTAGNASQLSDGAAAVVVASARAAERLRAKPLARIVAYAASGVAPKDLFIAPVSAVKMVCEKAKLSLADIDLFEINEAFAAQMLACEGQLGLDEAKVNVNGGAIAIGHPIGASGARVLTTLVHALHRRGLRHGLASLCLGGGNAVAMVVERVS, from the coding sequence ATGGACGCGCTCATCCTCTCGGCCGTCCGCACGCCGGTCGGCAAATTCCTCGGCGGCCTCTCGTACCTCCCCGCCCCGCGGCTCGGCGCCGTCGCGATCGCGGAAGCGGTGGCCCGCGCGGGCGTGCGGCCGACGGACGTGAACGAAGTCATCTTCGGACATGTCGTGCAAGCCGGCGTCGGCCAAGCACCGGCGCGGCAGGCGGCCTTGCTCGCGGGACTGCCGGACACGATCCCCGCGGTCACGGTGAACAAGGTCTGCGGCTCCGGGCTCAAGGCCGTGATGCTCGCCGCCCAGGCGATCCGCGCCGGCGACGCGGACGTGATCGTGGCCGGCGGCATGGAGAGCATGAGCCGGGCTCCTTACCTACTGCCGAACGCCCGGACGGGTTTCAAGTACGGCGACCAGAAGGCGGTCGACGCACTGGTTCACGACGGGCTCTGGTGCGCGATCGAGAACTGGCCGATGGGCGACGCGGCCGAACACACCGCGGCCCAGTGCGGCGTGGGCCGGGCGGACCAGGACCGCTTCGCCGCCCAGAGCCACCGCCGGGCGGCCGCCGCGTGGGAGCGGGGGGATTTCGCGGCCGAGGTGGTGCCGGTCACGGTCGGCAGCGGTGCGAAAGCTCAGACCGTTACCCGCGACGAGGGGATTCGTTCCGAAAGTACGCCCGAGGGGTTGGCCAAGCTCCGGCCCGCGTTCAAGCCGGATGGCACCGTGACGGCGGGAAACGCCTCACAGCTGAGCGACGGGGCGGCCGCGGTCGTGGTCGCGTCGGCGCGGGCGGCTGAACGGCTCAGGGCGAAGCCGCTCGCCCGGATCGTGGCGTATGCGGCCAGTGGCGTGGCACCAAAGGATTTGTTCATTGCGCCGGTGTCGGCCGTGAAAATGGTATGCGAAAAAGCGAAACTGAGCTTGGCTGACATCGACCTGTTCGAGATCAACGAGGCGTTCGCCGCCCAGATGCTCGCGTGCGAAGGGCAGCTCGGGCTGGACGAGGCCAAAGTGAACGTCAACGGCGGCGCCATCGCGATCGGCCATCCGATCGGGGCGAGCGGCGCGCGGGTGCTGACCACCTTGGTTCACGCGCTCCACCGCCGCGGGTTACGCCACGGCCTCGCGAGCCTCTGCCTCGGTGGCGGGAACGCCGTGGCGATGGTCGTGGAGAGGGTGTCATGA
- the mfd gene encoding transcription-repair coupling factor, translating into MATASGTTTGHEFALTDLPQAIRGVEGWGILRAALANGQSGTIDGAWGSSAAAAAAALATDLDGSLLVVVPGPADVGPWAEDLASFLGKSPSLFPAFETWPPPTIRGRIADETGQRLRLLQLLLGASPPKLVLASFAALIQPVPPREDLRASGRTLRAGTTLDPDEFISWLAGRGYKRVEAVEYPGEFGRRGGIIDLYPPDATDPVRLEFFGDELESIRTFSSQSQRSLGTMSEIVVLGVGESAPGPRGTSAGFLTDYFPPKTAVLLVEPEDLKEQGRHFFDRVGDRSGLFSTEGAFAQLMRHPTVTISALPRPSVETSVHLRVESVERFSGNVQRVRDELDAVAQSDRVLIACQTEAECHRLTEVLKAGRLAGSGRLGLVTGHVRAGFRLVGGGVVVLGSHELFHRDLLPPGVKTTPAAGAASRRVEGRAIDSFLELNDGDYVVHVAHGIARFRGMTMLDKGARGEPSSSNTNPSDDDALDSVSASQAQEEQLILEFRDGVFMYVPATRIDLVQKYVGGAQTQPELSKLGGTAWGRKKDRVSEAVRDMAAEMIQIQAVRAAIPGFSFPADSDWQREFEASFPYQETPDQLAAINEIRTDLEKPKPMDRLLCGDVGYGKTEVAVRAAFKVIDNGKQVAVLVPTTILAEQHYRTFSQRLAEYPFVVEVVSRFKPPAQQKAILKRVAAGEVDVVIGTHRIVSNDVKFKDLGLVVVDEEQRFGVEHKEKLKRLRTTVHVLTMTATPIPRTLHSALLGIREISNLETPPPDRVPVETRIIRWDDQLLRHAILREMNRGGQVYFVHNRVSDIREIADKIAFIVPEAKIVIGHGQMNEHDLEKAMVTFVRKEADILVATTIIESGLDIPNANTMFIDQGDMYGLADLHQLRGRVGRTRTRAYAYLIVDAHKMITPHAQKRLKAIEEFTELGAGFKIAMRDLEIRGAGNILGGEQSGHIASIGYELYCQLLENAIRQLKQQPPRAAVEVNVDLPWPAFLPRDYVPGQKLRIEVYRRLARLRDPRKLEDFRRELRDRYGPPPEPAEWLLRATEIRLLCVRWQVSGVHRDGRDLVFSYRSRDKADQLAKVSGGRLKVVDEKSLYLRLKPEEDPPEAAYRLLKMVLNPGSGTV; encoded by the coding sequence ATGGCGACGGCGTCGGGTACGACAACCGGGCACGAGTTCGCACTGACAGACCTTCCCCAGGCCATTCGCGGTGTGGAGGGATGGGGGATATTGCGCGCCGCCCTCGCCAACGGGCAAAGTGGGACGATCGACGGAGCCTGGGGCTCGTCCGCGGCGGCCGCGGCCGCCGCCCTCGCGACCGACCTCGACGGCTCCCTACTCGTCGTCGTGCCCGGGCCGGCCGACGTCGGGCCGTGGGCGGAAGACCTCGCGAGTTTTCTCGGCAAGTCCCCTTCCCTTTTCCCCGCGTTCGAAACGTGGCCGCCGCCGACGATTCGCGGCCGGATCGCGGACGAGACGGGCCAGCGCCTCCGCCTGCTCCAACTCCTCCTCGGCGCGAGCCCGCCGAAACTCGTCCTCGCCTCGTTCGCCGCCTTGATTCAGCCGGTCCCTCCCCGGGAAGATCTCCGCGCCAGCGGGCGAACGCTCCGGGCCGGGACGACACTCGACCCGGACGAGTTCATCTCGTGGCTCGCGGGCCGCGGGTATAAACGTGTCGAGGCGGTCGAATACCCGGGGGAGTTCGGCCGCCGCGGCGGCATCATCGACCTTTACCCGCCTGACGCCACCGACCCGGTCCGGCTAGAATTCTTCGGCGACGAACTCGAATCGATCCGCACCTTCTCCTCGCAGTCCCAGCGCAGTTTGGGAACCATGTCCGAAATCGTGGTGCTGGGCGTCGGCGAAAGTGCGCCAGGCCCGCGAGGTACGTCCGCGGGGTTTCTGACCGATTACTTCCCGCCGAAAACTGCCGTCCTTTTAGTGGAGCCCGAAGATCTCAAGGAGCAGGGCCGGCACTTCTTCGACCGTGTCGGCGACCGGAGCGGGCTCTTTTCCACGGAAGGCGCGTTCGCTCAGTTGATGCGACACCCGACCGTCACCATTTCCGCCCTCCCGCGCCCGTCCGTCGAAACGTCGGTCCACCTCCGCGTCGAATCGGTCGAGCGTTTCAGCGGAAACGTGCAGCGGGTTCGCGACGAACTCGACGCCGTCGCGCAAAGCGATCGCGTCCTGATCGCCTGCCAGACCGAGGCCGAGTGCCATCGGCTGACGGAGGTTCTCAAGGCCGGCCGGCTCGCCGGTAGCGGCCGACTCGGGTTGGTCACGGGGCACGTCCGTGCGGGCTTCCGGCTCGTCGGCGGCGGGGTCGTGGTTCTCGGTAGCCACGAACTCTTCCACCGCGACTTGCTGCCGCCCGGGGTGAAAACCACGCCGGCCGCCGGCGCCGCGTCCCGGCGGGTCGAAGGCCGGGCCATCGACAGCTTCCTCGAACTGAACGACGGGGATTACGTCGTTCACGTCGCCCACGGAATCGCCCGGTTCCGCGGCATGACGATGCTCGACAAGGGGGCGCGGGGAGAACCAAGTTCCTCAAACACGAACCCGTCCGACGACGACGCGCTCGACTCGGTGTCGGCTTCTCAGGCCCAGGAAGAGCAGCTCATTCTCGAATTCCGCGACGGCGTGTTCATGTACGTCCCGGCGACGCGGATCGACCTCGTGCAGAAGTACGTGGGCGGGGCGCAGACGCAACCGGAGTTGTCGAAGCTCGGCGGGACCGCGTGGGGGCGGAAGAAAGACCGCGTGTCCGAGGCGGTCCGGGACATGGCCGCCGAGATGATCCAGATCCAGGCCGTCCGCGCGGCCATCCCCGGGTTTTCGTTCCCGGCGGACTCGGACTGGCAGCGGGAATTCGAAGCCTCGTTCCCGTACCAGGAAACGCCGGACCAGCTCGCCGCGATCAACGAGATCCGCACGGACCTGGAAAAGCCCAAGCCGATGGACCGCCTGCTCTGCGGCGACGTCGGGTACGGGAAGACGGAGGTGGCCGTCCGGGCGGCCTTCAAGGTGATCGACAACGGCAAGCAGGTCGCCGTCCTGGTTCCGACCACGATCCTCGCGGAACAGCACTACCGGACGTTCTCCCAGAGACTGGCCGAGTATCCGTTCGTGGTCGAGGTGGTGAGTCGGTTTAAACCGCCGGCCCAACAGAAAGCGATCCTGAAGCGAGTCGCGGCCGGCGAGGTCGACGTCGTCATCGGGACACACCGCATCGTCAGCAACGACGTCAAATTCAAGGATTTGGGGCTGGTCGTCGTCGACGAGGAACAGCGGTTCGGCGTCGAGCACAAAGAAAAACTCAAGCGGCTCCGGACGACCGTCCACGTCCTGACCATGACCGCGACCCCGATTCCCCGAACACTCCACTCCGCGCTGCTCGGCATCCGTGAAATCTCGAACCTGGAGACCCCGCCGCCCGACCGCGTGCCGGTCGAAACGCGCATCATTCGGTGGGACGATCAGCTCCTTCGCCACGCGATCCTCCGCGAAATGAACCGCGGCGGCCAAGTTTACTTCGTTCACAACCGGGTGTCCGATATTCGCGAGATCGCGGACAAGATCGCCTTCATTGTTCCCGAGGCGAAGATCGTTATCGGGCACGGGCAGATGAACGAGCACGATCTGGAAAAGGCGATGGTGACCTTCGTCCGCAAAGAGGCCGACATCCTGGTGGCTACCACGATCATCGAGAGTGGGCTGGACATCCCGAACGCGAACACCATGTTCATCGACCAGGGCGACATGTACGGCCTCGCCGACCTACACCAGCTCCGCGGGCGGGTCGGCCGGACCCGCACCCGCGCTTACGCGTACCTGATCGTCGACGCGCACAAGATGATTACCCCGCACGCGCAAAAGCGCCTCAAGGCGATCGAGGAGTTCACCGAACTCGGGGCCGGGTTCAAGATCGCGATGCGCGACCTGGAAATCCGTGGCGCGGGAAACATTCTCGGCGGCGAGCAGAGCGGGCACATCGCGTCCATCGGGTACGAGCTGTATTGCCAGCTACTCGAAAACGCCATCCGCCAGCTCAAGCAGCAGCCCCCGCGCGCGGCCGTCGAGGTGAACGTCGACCTGCCGTGGCCGGCTTTCCTCCCGCGGGATTACGTGCCGGGGCAAAAGCTCAGGATCGAAGTCTACCGCAGACTGGCCCGTTTGCGCGACCCGCGCAAGCTGGAGGACTTCCGCCGCGAACTCCGCGACCGGTACGGCCCGCCGCCGGAGCCGGCCGAGTGGTTGCTCCGGGCGACCGAGATTCGCCTCCTGTGCGTCCGCTGGCAAGTGTCCGGCGTCCACCGCGACGGCCGGGATCTGGTTTTCTCCTACCGTAGCCGGGACAAAGCGGACCAACTCGCCAAGGTCAGCGGCGGTCGGCTGAAAGTCGTTGACGAGAAAAGCCTTTACCTACGATTGAAGCCCGAAGAAGATCCGCCGGAGGCCGCGTACCGTTTATTGAAAATGGTCTTGAACCCGGGCTCCGGCACGGTATAA
- a CDS encoding peptidyl-prolyl cis-trans isomerase — translation MDTAFRATRFIRRALCGGLAAPVACAVVGCSLPTVSKPFSLKTDLGPNTPQPPAATLASVPIAADAPRAPAAPATVASAPAPAAASNSVANAPSSLASARSQSPDSSGPAAPAGPVGPAGPVAPAGPVGPVVVQAAPTAEAPAPSPAPANGTPTQTVVAASATSIATTKPGSGLNALNPDQATTQVRVCALIGSDVVITDDEVFQMMRQQPEMSEIGRMTNPVERDVKERELFRKELRNLIERELILTDFVAKIKKQKPKVLDELNAETQKTAAKQLMSYRKEKGNISEAAFAEILKAQGLSYKGIVRQLERNAMLNIYLGQFFKDKEKAKGVTKAQIATYYDQHQEEFKIEDNVKWLDLFVSVHRFNNADDARKYADWLAKQAKDGTDFVELVKKFGFGDSKLRDGEGIGNQRGQISPPQLEPIVFATTAGQISDLVPTPNGFHIVKVVDRQVAGVRPLDKKLQDEIRARIATQLNKAEYDKLIEELWRRTTVKVVEE, via the coding sequence ATGGACACCGCCTTTCGCGCCACTCGTTTCATCCGCCGGGCGTTGTGCGGCGGCCTCGCCGCACCCGTAGCCTGCGCTGTGGTCGGGTGTTCGTTGCCCACCGTTTCCAAGCCGTTCAGCCTTAAGACCGACCTGGGCCCGAATACGCCCCAACCGCCGGCCGCCACCCTCGCGAGCGTCCCGATTGCCGCGGACGCCCCCCGCGCGCCGGCCGCCCCCGCGACCGTCGCGAGCGCGCCGGCACCAGCCGCGGCTTCAAATTCCGTCGCGAACGCGCCCAGCTCTCTCGCCAGCGCCCGCTCCCAGTCGCCGGACTCTTCGGGGCCGGCTGCGCCTGCCGGACCGGTCGGACCCGCCGGGCCGGTCGCGCCTGCCGGACCTGTCGGACCGGTCGTTGTACAGGCAGCACCCACGGCCGAAGCCCCAGCTCCGAGCCCCGCGCCGGCGAACGGAACGCCCACTCAGACTGTCGTCGCTGCGTCCGCGACAAGTATCGCGACGACCAAGCCCGGTTCGGGGCTCAACGCCCTGAACCCGGATCAGGCCACGACCCAAGTTCGCGTCTGCGCGCTGATCGGGTCGGACGTCGTGATCACGGACGACGAAGTCTTCCAGATGATGCGCCAACAGCCCGAAATGTCCGAAATCGGCCGCATGACGAACCCCGTCGAGCGCGACGTCAAGGAACGGGAGCTGTTCCGTAAAGAGTTGCGGAATCTGATCGAGCGGGAACTGATCCTGACCGACTTCGTCGCCAAAATTAAGAAGCAGAAGCCCAAGGTGCTGGACGAACTCAACGCCGAGACCCAAAAGACCGCGGCGAAACAGCTCATGTCGTACCGCAAGGAAAAGGGGAACATCTCCGAGGCCGCGTTCGCCGAGATCTTGAAAGCCCAGGGGCTGTCGTACAAGGGCATCGTGCGCCAGCTCGAAAGGAACGCGATGCTGAACATTTACCTCGGGCAGTTCTTCAAAGATAAAGAAAAGGCCAAGGGCGTCACCAAGGCGCAGATCGCGACCTACTACGACCAGCACCAGGAAGAGTTCAAGATCGAGGACAACGTGAAATGGCTCGACCTGTTCGTGAGCGTCCACCGGTTCAACAACGCGGACGACGCACGCAAGTATGCGGACTGGCTGGCGAAACAAGCCAAGGACGGGACCGATTTCGTCGAACTGGTCAAGAAATTCGGGTTTGGAGACAGTAAACTCCGCGACGGTGAGGGGATCGGCAACCAACGGGGTCAAATCTCCCCGCCCCAGCTCGAGCCGATCGTATTCGCGACCACGGCCGGTCAGATCAGCGACCTCGTTCCCACCCCGAACGGCTTCCACATCGTCAAAGTGGTCGACCGGCAGGTCGCCGGCGTCCGCCCGCTCGACAAGAAACTCCAGGACGAGATCCGCGCGAGAATCGCCACGCAGCTGAACAAGGCCGAGTACGACAAGTTGATCGAGGAGTTGTGGCGTAGAACGACGGTCAAGGTGGTCGAAGAGTAG
- a CDS encoding ABC transporter ATP-binding protein: protein MAHLSRFLSPLTRFRGLFSRKPARANDARSAVPAIRKATGPTLEATGLLRSFGSGSEKTFALQNVSIELRSGELNLLMGPSGSGKSTLLAVISALLRPDAGHVRAMGQDIWRMNETELERFRLRHCSYIFQGYNLFPALTARQQLEVVLQWGEGAGRTEARKRADRVLGQLGLANKAHLRPASMSGGEKQRVAIARALVKNPSFVFADEPTSALDWDNGQQVIGLLNEISRERGATVLVVTHDHRLVPFADRVFEMSDGRLQLDAPAAPDTGVFYPDQTLIDICPPHEPRLRLREPVYVNTH, encoded by the coding sequence ATGGCGCATTTGTCCCGGTTCCTTTCCCCACTTACGCGGTTCCGCGGATTGTTTTCTCGCAAGCCCGCGCGAGCGAACGATGCCCGTTCGGCGGTTCCCGCGATCCGGAAAGCCACCGGGCCGACCCTGGAGGCCACGGGGTTGCTGCGCTCGTTCGGTTCGGGCTCGGAAAAAACCTTCGCCCTGCAAAACGTCTCAATAGAACTGCGGTCGGGCGAATTGAACCTACTGATGGGTCCGAGCGGGAGCGGGAAGTCGACGTTACTCGCCGTCATTTCCGCGCTGCTTCGCCCGGACGCCGGCCATGTTCGGGCGATGGGACAGGACATCTGGCGGATGAACGAGACGGAACTCGAACGGTTCCGCCTGCGGCACTGCAGCTACATCTTTCAAGGCTACAACTTGTTCCCGGCTCTGACGGCCCGCCAGCAGCTCGAAGTCGTCCTCCAGTGGGGCGAAGGAGCCGGGCGGACCGAGGCGCGGAAACGGGCTGATCGGGTCCTCGGCCAACTCGGGCTGGCCAACAAGGCTCACTTGCGGCCCGCGAGTATGTCCGGCGGCGAGAAACAGCGGGTGGCGATTGCCCGAGCTCTGGTGAAGAACCCGTCGTTCGTCTTCGCCGACGAGCCGACCTCGGCTCTGGATTGGGACAACGGCCAACAGGTCATCGGCTTACTGAACGAGATCTCCCGGGAACGGGGCGCGACCGTGTTGGTCGTCACCCACGATCACCGACTCGTACCGTTCGCGGACCGCGTGTTTGAAATGTCCGACGGGCGTCTTCAACTCGACGCACCTGCCGCGCCGGACACGGGTGTCTTTTACCCGGACCAAACGCTCATTGACATCTGCCCGCCCCACGAACCGCGACTCCGTCTCCGCGAACCGGTCTACGTTAATACGCACTGA
- a CDS encoding HAMP domain-containing protein has product MFWRLFLTFLILVTSAVFTVGLMVLQRESGRFWDQAKDIVTAGTIVVLASVPVAYFVARRFTRPLGELMDGARRVADGDFYHKIRAAGGGRSRRWPKPSTR; this is encoded by the coding sequence ATGTTCTGGCGCCTGTTTCTGACATTCCTGATCCTCGTCACCTCGGCCGTGTTCACGGTCGGGCTGATGGTGTTGCAGCGCGAGTCCGGGCGGTTCTGGGACCAGGCCAAGGACATCGTTACGGCGGGCACGATCGTCGTCCTGGCGTCCGTTCCGGTGGCGTATTTCGTCGCCCGCAGGTTCACGCGCCCGCTCGGCGAACTGATGGACGGGGCGCGGCGGGTGGCGGACGGCGACTTCTACCACAAGATCCGGGCCGCCGGGGGCGGGAGATCACGGCGCTGGCCCAAACCTTCAACACGATGA
- a CDS encoding ABC transporter ATP-binding protein produces MPPILVTEKLTKNYNSFRALDELTLSVAPGEVVGLLGPNGSGKTTALRSVLGFIRPTSGQALVAGFDCWADSVEVRKRVAYLPGELRLYENMTGRQLVRFLGKLRGEEYGPEIDALAKRLDIDPDRPLTQMSSGMKRKVALLAVLLPKLPLIILDEPTNTLDPTMRDELLAQIKLAKAGGKAVLFSSHVLHEVEAVCDRVVFLRRGQLVHVQDMAELRVGRHVTARLTGPAPTAGPDGKPLPDDAVADQRLTLDYRGELPELLAWLAQQPVDDLKIEPLGLTPIYKKWFEG; encoded by the coding sequence ATGCCGCCGATACTCGTCACCGAAAAGCTGACCAAAAACTACAATTCCTTTCGCGCCCTCGACGAACTTACCCTGTCGGTCGCGCCGGGCGAGGTCGTCGGCCTACTCGGGCCGAACGGCTCCGGTAAGACGACCGCCCTGCGGAGTGTTCTCGGCTTCATCCGGCCGACGAGCGGGCAGGCACTGGTCGCGGGATTCGACTGCTGGGCGGACAGCGTCGAGGTTCGCAAGCGGGTGGCGTACCTGCCGGGCGAGCTGCGACTGTACGAGAACATGACCGGCCGTCAGCTGGTGCGCTTTCTCGGCAAGTTACGCGGCGAAGAATACGGCCCCGAGATCGACGCGCTCGCCAAGCGGCTCGACATCGACCCGGACCGCCCCCTCACACAGATGTCGTCCGGGATGAAGCGGAAGGTTGCGCTCCTCGCGGTCCTGCTGCCAAAACTGCCGCTCATCATCCTGGACGAACCGACCAACACGCTCGACCCGACCATGCGGGACGAACTACTCGCGCAAATCAAGCTCGCGAAAGCTGGCGGCAAGGCTGTTCTCTTCTCGTCCCACGTTCTTCACGAAGTCGAAGCGGTGTGCGACCGCGTGGTCTTCCTGCGACGCGGCCAACTCGTTCATGTTCAGGACATGGCCGAGCTGCGCGTAGGCCGGCACGTGACCGCCCGTCTGACCGGCCCCGCGCCAACTGCCGGACCGGACGGCAAACCGCTGCCGGATGACGCGGTCGCCGACCAAAGACTGACGTTGGACTACCGCGGCGAGTTACCCGAGTTGCTGGCGTGGCTCGCGCAGCAGCCGGTCGACGACCTCAAAATCGAACCGCTCGGGCTGACGCCGATTTACAAGAAGTGGTTCGAGGGGTGA
- a CDS encoding Uma2 family endonuclease, translating to MMLRKADFQRMELNDYPTSDGRPMAETDWHRELMLIIIDVLKCRYAADPDIYVSGNLLIFYEEGNKRRHLAPDCFVVKGVPKVMRPNYLMWEEGKGPDVVIELTSKTTRAEDTRKKFELYRDKFGVTEYFLFDPYEDYLTPSMQGFRRVKAEFRSVKPVNNRLPSKVLGLHLERDGKALRLWNPETDSWLPTPEEREKDLAAARDRETGARQRAEAEVERLRRELEDLRRGRSSKR from the coding sequence ATGATGCTGCGAAAAGCTGACTTTCAGCGGATGGAACTCAACGACTATCCCACCTCGGACGGGCGCCCCATGGCCGAGACGGATTGGCACCGCGAATTGATGCTGATTATTATCGACGTATTAAAATGTCGATATGCGGCAGACCCGGACATCTATGTGTCTGGGAATCTGCTGATTTTCTACGAAGAGGGCAACAAGCGGCGGCACCTCGCGCCCGATTGTTTTGTCGTCAAGGGCGTGCCGAAGGTGATGCGGCCGAATTACCTGATGTGGGAGGAAGGGAAAGGCCCAGACGTCGTGATCGAACTCACGTCGAAAACGACGCGGGCCGAAGATACGCGTAAGAAGTTCGAGCTTTACCGGGATAAATTTGGGGTTACCGAATACTTCCTGTTCGACCCCTATGAAGACTACCTGACACCGTCGATGCAAGGATTCCGGCGGGTCAAAGCCGAGTTTCGTTCCGTGAAACCGGTCAACAATCGACTGCCGAGTAAGGTTCTCGGTTTACACCTGGAGCGCGACGGCAAAGCCTTACGGTTGTGGAATCCCGAAACCGATTCCTGGCTCCCGACACCGGAAGAACGCGAAAAGGATTTAGCGGCCGCCCGGGATCGAGAAACGGGTGCGCGACAGCGGGCCGAGGCGGAAGTCGAACGTCTTCGGCGAGAACTGGAAGACCTACGGCGTGGGCGATCGAGCAAGCGGTGA
- a CDS encoding sensor histidine kinase yields MTDRLAESFAQVDRDRKQLRTILSGMVEGVVALDNEMRVLFANERATQLLESAQDQIVGRKLWEVTRQRAVQQAAEKALAGAGPYREELDWTGAADKSMVVYASRLPGPNSPGAVMVLHDITEIRRLERLRQDFVANVSHELKTPLANIKSSVEVLLDGAAEDPVTRSMFLSEIDIQAERLNALVADLLSLARIESGTAILEFEAVAVEDAVHACLDRHRTRAEVKGLSLSGVALGGCPPTLAVWADEEALAQILDNLVDNAIKYTPRAGRVTVRWEATAEQVSVEVDDTGIGIPERDVPRVFERFYRVDKARSREMGGTGLGLAIVKHMAQTMNGSVRVAASEVNKGTTFRVCLPRAADGK; encoded by the coding sequence ATGACCGACCGGTTGGCCGAGTCGTTCGCCCAGGTCGACCGCGACCGCAAGCAGTTGCGGACGATTCTGTCCGGCATGGTCGAAGGGGTGGTCGCGCTCGACAACGAGATGCGGGTTCTGTTCGCGAACGAACGGGCCACCCAGTTGCTGGAGAGTGCCCAGGACCAGATCGTGGGGCGCAAGCTGTGGGAAGTGACCCGCCAGCGCGCCGTCCAACAGGCCGCGGAGAAGGCACTCGCGGGCGCCGGCCCGTACCGCGAGGAACTCGACTGGACGGGCGCCGCGGACAAGAGCATGGTCGTGTACGCGTCCCGGCTCCCCGGGCCGAACTCGCCCGGGGCCGTCATGGTCCTCCACGACATCACCGAGATCCGCCGCCTGGAGCGGCTCCGCCAGGACTTCGTGGCGAACGTCTCCCACGAACTCAAAACGCCACTCGCCAACATCAAGTCGAGCGTCGAAGTTCTTCTGGACGGGGCGGCCGAAGACCCGGTCACGCGGAGCATGTTCCTGTCCGAGATCGATATTCAAGCCGAGCGCCTCAACGCGCTCGTCGCCGACCTGCTCAGCCTGGCGCGGATCGAATCGGGGACGGCGATCCTCGAGTTCGAGGCGGTCGCCGTGGAAGACGCGGTCCACGCCTGTCTGGACCGTCACCGGACGCGGGCCGAGGTCAAGGGGTTGTCCCTCAGCGGCGTCGCGCTCGGCGGCTGTCCGCCGACCCTCGCCGTCTGGGCCGACGAAGAAGCGCTCGCCCAGATTCTGGACAACCTCGTGGACAACGCGATCAAATACACCCCGCGGGCCGGGCGCGTGACCGTTCGGTGGGAGGCGACCGCGGAGCAGGTCTCCGTCGAAGTCGACGACACCGGAATCGGCATCCCGGAGCGGGACGTGCCCCGCGTGTTCGAGCGGTTCTACCGGGTGGATAAGGCGCGGAGCCGGGAAATGGGCGGGACCGGCCTCGGGCTCGCGATCGTGAAGCACATGGCCCAGACGATGAACGGCAGCGTCCGGGTGGCGGCCAGCGAGGTCAACAAGGGGACGACGTTCCGCGTCTGTTTACCCCGGGCCGCCGACGGGAAATGA